The DNA window GAATACAATATTAAAAATCATATTTGCCTTATCAATGCCGGCCAAAAGAGGATAAGTTGCAAATACTATAGGTACAGCGCCACGCAAACCTACCCAGGATATATAAAATCTTCTTCTCATTTTCATTTTGAAGAAAACAAGACTGAGAAAAACACCTACCGGCCTTGCTATTACAATTAAAAAGATTGATATAAGGAGACCAATCCCAATGTATGGAATTATTTGTGTTGGAAAAACAAGCAATCCCAGGGTAAGGAAGAGTACAATTTGCATGAGCCATGCCAATCCATCAAACATTTTTAAAATTGTTTTTTTATGGATAAGGTCCTGATTTCCAAGATAAACTGCACATATATAAATAGCAAGGAAGCCATTTCCACCAATAAAATCAGTCGCTGAAAATGTTATGAACATCAATGCAATTACCAGGACAGGATAAAGCCCCTCAAAATCCAATTTGATTTTGTTGATGATGATTTTGCTAATCATTCCGAATGCAAACCCAACGATTCCTCCGAATAACATTTGTTGCAGAAACAATGGAATTACAGATAAGATGCCCTGATCCTGATTAATAACAAGCGTTAAAAATGCAAGTGTAAGCACATAAGCCATTGGATCATTACTACCGCTTTCCAATTCCAAAGTAGGGCGAAGATTTGTTTTTAATGCCAGGCTTTTTGAACGAAGAATAGAAAATACTGCTGCCGCATCTGTTGAAGAAACTATTGAGCCCAGCAGTAAGCTTTCATATATGGTAAAATCCGTAATCATCCATACGAAAAAACCAAGGGAAAGCGCCGTTAACAAAACCCCCAAAGTAGAAAGGGCAATTCCTTCTTTAAGAATAGGTTTAACAGCAGTCCAATTGGTATCAAGCCCTCCAGAAAACAAAATAAAGTTTAGGGAAACCACTCCAATGAATTGTGCAATTTTTGGATCATCGAATCGTATGCCACCGATACCATCCGACCCGGCCAGCATTCCAATTGCCAAGAAGAGTAATAAGGTAGGAACACCAAATTTGTAGGATGTCTTTCCGGCAAAAATACTTATC is part of the Hyphobacterium sp. CCMP332 genome and encodes:
- a CDS encoding potassium/proton antiporter, encoding MSLTIENILLVGSLLLLISIFAGKTSYKFGVPTLLLFLAIGMLAGSDGIGGIRFDDPKIAQFIGVVSLNFILFSGGLDTNWTAVKPILKEGIALSTLGVLLTALSLGFFVWMITDFTIYESLLLGSIVSSTDAAAVFSILRSKSLALKTNLRPTLELESGSNDPMAYVLTLAFLTLVINQDQGILSVIPLFLQQMLFGGIVGFAFGMISKIIINKIKLDFEGLYPVLVIALMFITFSATDFIGGNGFLAIYICAVYLGNQDLIHKKTILKMFDGLAWLMQIVLFLTLGLLVFPTQIIPYIGIGLLISIFLIVIARPVGVFLSLVFFKMKMRRRFYISWVGLRGAVPIVFATYPLLAGIDKANMIFNIVFFISVTSVLIQGTTLSLFAKWLHVALPEKAKKITATDLLRTEIPKAEMKEILISSNDNSVDKQIVELGFPKSAIIAMIKRGDSYITPNGSTIIEDEDELIVLADKPEIFDEVYKILKTQKSESEEEIIETTD